The genomic stretch AGATCGAGGCGGAAAAGCTGACGCTGCACCCGGAGCCCTTCGATCTGGAACGCTGTATTCACGAGGTTATCATGCTGTTGCAGCCAGCCGCGCGTGAAAAGGATCTTAAACTTCTGCTGGATTACGACCTGTTCCTGCCCACCCGCTTTGTCGGAGATCCCGGACGGATCAGGCAGGTTTTGACCAATCTGATCGGCAATGCCGTCAAGTTCACATCTGCGGGTCACGTTTTGGTGCGCGTCACCGGCGTGCCCGCCGATCAGGGCGGTATGGGTCAGGTGAACATCGCCATCGAAGACACGGGCATTGGCATTCCCGCAGATAAGATCGACCACATATTCGGTGAATTCAATCAGGTCGAAAACGAGCGGAACCGCCAGTTTGACGGCACCGGGTTGGGGCTGGCCATTTCGCAACGGCTGGTGAAATTAATGGAAGGCAAGGTCTGGGTGACCAGCGAAGAGGGTCAGGGCTCGTGTTTCGGCTTTTCTCTGAACCTTGAGACCGCAGAGCAAGAGGTGCCACGCCACCCTGCCATTCCCAAAGGGGTGCACCGCGTGATGGTGGTGGACGACATTGCCGCCGACCGTTTGATTCTAGAGCGTCAGATGCAGATGCTGGGGCTGAACGTGGTATCGTGCAAGGATGGCGCAGGGGCATTGCAAATGTTGAACGACAGCATTGATCTGGTGTTGACCGATCACAACATGCCCGACATGGACGGGCTGGAATTGGCACAGGCAATCCACAACGCGGGCCACCAGATGCCCGTGATTCTGCTCAGCACCAATCCCGGCTACGCCGACCGTGACCCCGCACGCAAATACCTGCACGCCCTGATGCAAAAACCGGTGCCGCGCCGCGAATTGTTCACCATGCTGGAAACCTTGGGCCCGATCGCACCGCCCAAGGCCGAGATGCCCGAGCCGAAGGCAACCAGCTTGCGCAAAATGCGCGTGATGGCGGCCGAAGACAACAAGACGAACCAACTTGTGCTGCGCAAGATGCTGGCACATCTGAACATCGACCTGCAATTCGCCAACAACGGTGAGGAGGCCGTGGCGCTGTTCCAAAGTTTCGCGCCCGATCTGGTCTTTATGGATATTTCAATGCCCAAGATGGACGGCAAGGACGCCACCCGCGCCATCCGCGCGCTGGAAGCCGAAAGCGGAACCGCGGTGCCCGTGGTGGCCCTGACCGCACATGCGATGGATGAGGAAGAAGCCACAATCATGGCCGCGGGCCTGAACCATTATCTGACCAAACCCCTGCGCAAGAACGCGCTGGAAAATCAGGTTCTGGCCGCCTGTCCCGAGGGGGTGCAGCCCCCCCTTTCCCAACAGGCGCAGGCCAGCTGAAACCGCTTAGGTTTCAGGGTAAGGGCGCACAAAAACGGGAGCGTCCGGCTTGGACAGATCGGGCTGATAAGCATAGCCGCCACTGTCGAAACCTGTCAGCGTCGCGGGGTCTGTCAGCCGGTTTTGCACCACAAAGCGCGCCATCGCGCCGCGTGCTTTCTTGGCAAAAAAGCTGACGATTTTCGGACCCTGCCCTTTGTCCTCCATGAACTGCGGTGTAATCACCCGCAGCTTTAACGACTTGAGTGCGACGGCACCGAAATATTCCTGACTGGCGCAGTTCACCAGAACATCGCTGTTTACCGCTTCGGCCTGAGCATTCAACGCCTTGGACAGGTCATCGCGCCAATAGTCATACAGATTTTTGCCCCGCCGCGTCTTCAGGCGGCTGCCCATCTCAAGCCGATAGGGCTGGATCGCGTCGCGCGGGCGCAACACTCCATACAGCCCAGACAGAATGCGCAGATGCTCTTGCGCCCAATCCATCTCGTCTGCATCCAGCGAAGCCGCGTCCAACCCCTGATAGGTGTCGCCGGCAAATGCCAGCGCGGCAGGGCGCAGGGCCTCGGCTTCGGGATCAGCGGCAAAAGCTTGGAACCGGTCACGGTTCAGACGGGCCAGATCGTCCGACAGATGCATCAGCGCCTTGAGATCGCCCAGGGTCAGATTGCGCGCGGTCCTGGCCAGCCGCACCGCGTCTTCCTGCATTGCGGGCGCAGTCATGTCCATGTCGCTCTCGGTCCAGTCCAACCGCTTGGCAGGCGAAATCACAACCAGCATCTGTTTGTCTCCTATGGTTTGCACCTGACCTAATCCGATGGGACGCGAAGGTCCAGATCACGGGAAGACCACCGAGGTACTGCCAGAAATTGTCACCACCCTGCGTTATCCCGATGACACTGAAACAAGACCAAAGGAACTCCCATGCTCACGCTCTATCACGGCCCCAACACCCGCTCGTCCTCGATCATCCAGCTGTTGATCGAAATGGATGTCCTTGACCAGGTCGACATTCGCGTTGTCGGTTTGGTGCGTCAGGGGCAATTCGGCACCCCTGATCCGGCCAATCCCCATCCCGAAGGCAAGGTGCCCTTTCTGGATCATGACGGCACCCTGATCCGCGAAAGAAACGCGATTATCCTGTATTTGACCGACCTTTTCGCCAACCCGATGGGCGTGCAAATCGGTGACGCGCGGCGGGGCAGTTACCTCAGCTGGCTGGCCTATTACGGCAATGTGTTTGAACCGGTGATGGTCGCCCATATCGCGCAGATCGAGCATCCCGCCTTTCACAGCACGTTCCGCGGCCCTCAAGAGCTTTATGCCAGTCTCGCCCGGACGCTGGCACACCAGCCTTATCTGTTGGGTGACACCTATAGTGCCGCTGATCTGCTGATGGTGTCGCCGTTCCTGTTCATGCCGGAATTCGCACCCGATAATGCACAGGTCACAGCCTGGATCGAACGGTGCGGCGCGCGTCCGTCGATCAAGATGATGAAAGAGTATGACGCCGATTTGTTGGAAACGGCTGCTTAACCTTCGGACAACACAGCCAGGAACGCCGCGCCAAATCTTTCGGCGCGGCGTTCACCCAACAGACGTTCCAGCGCTTGGGGGTCGGCACTGCGCATTTGCGCCACCTTCGCCAGTTGCGCGGCGGAACAGCTTAGCGGCTTGTCGGTCCCCGCAGACCCGCGCGCCAGTTGCGCCTGCGCGTCCATCAGCTGATCATAAACCGTTCCCGCAGGCCGCCCCGCCAGTTTGCGCCGCGTCGGGTGCACGTCCTCTGCGGCGCCGTTGATGACCTGCAAGAACGTATCGCCATAGCGTTCAAGTTTCTTGGCCCCGACACCGCTGATCCCCGCCATCGCGTCCAGCGTGGCAGGGCGGGTTTCGGCCATTTCGATCAGCGTGCGGTCCGTGAAAATCACATAGGCAGGCACCCGTGCTGCCTCGGCCAGCGCCCGGCGCTGCGCCTTGAGCGCGCTCAGCAGCGGCGCGTCTTCTTCCGACACCATTTCCTTGACCGCCGGCCGACGGTTGGTGCCCGCGCTGCGGATGCTGTCACGGCGCAGGTTGATCGTGGTTTCGTCCCGCAGGATCGGCAGGGCCGCGTCGGTCATCCGCAGCGCGCCATGGCGGGTGGGATCGGGGCGGATCAGGTCGTGGCCCATCATCTGCCGGAAGACCGCCTGCCACTGGCGTTTGTCGTATTCCTTGCCAACGCCATAGGTCGGCAGGCTGTCATGCCCGCGCTGCGCGATCTTGTCGGTGCGGTTGCCCAGCAGGATATCGATCAGATGGCCCGCGCCGAACCATTCGTCCGTGCGCAGCATCGCGGACAGCGCCTTGCGCACCGCCGTTGTGCCGTCGAACACCTCGGCGGGCTTGTCGCAGAGATCACAACTGCCACAGGTCACGTCGGTTTCACCAAAGTAGCCCAGCAGCGTCTTGCGCCGACACTCCAGCGCCTCGGCCAGACCCAGCAGCGCGTTCAGCCGCCCGTGATCGGCAGCGCGGCGTTCGGGCGGGGCCAACCCCTCGTCAATTTGCGACCGGCGCAGTTTGATGTCATCGGGACCGAACAGGGTCAGCGTTTCGGCAGGGGCACCATCACGGCCCGCGCGGCCGATCTCCTGATAATAGGCCTCGATGCTTTTGGGCAGGTCGGCGTGGGCGACCCAGCGGATGTCGGGCTTGTCGATGCCCATGCCAAAGGCGACGGTGGCGACAACGATCAACCCGTCCTCTTGCTGGAACCGGCGTTCGGCGATGCGGCGGTCTTCGGCGTCCATACCGCCATGATAATGGATCGCACCATGGCCCGCGTCGCGCAGCGCCTGCGCCAGCGTTTCGGTCTTGGCCCGCGTGCCGCAGTAAACGATGCCCGACTGTCCCTTGCGCGCGGCGGCAAAGTTCAGGATTTGCGCCCGCGGCCCGTCCTTGGCGGAAAAGGCCAGATGGATGTTGGGCCGGTCGAACCCGCGCAAAAAGGCACGCGGCGGTTCCCCGTCGAACAGCTTTTGCACGATCTCGGCCTGGGTTTCGATGTCGGCGGTCGCTGTAAACGCCGCCAGCGGCACGTTCAGGGTGCGGCGCAATTCGCCGATGCGCAGATAGTCGGGGCGGAAATCATGACCCCACTGGCTGACGCAATGGGCCTCGTCCACGGCGATCATCGACACGCCGATGCGGCGCAACATGCCCATGGCCGACCCTGCGGCCAGCCGTTCGGGCGCCATATACAGCAGCTTCAACTCACCGCGCTCCAGCGCCTCCCACACGGCATCGGTTTCCTCGGGCGTATTGCCCGAGGTCAGCGCCCCCGCCGACACCCCCGCCTCTTGCAGCGCGCGCACCTGGTCGCGCATCAGGGCGATCAGGGGAGAAATCACCACCGTGACCCCCTCGCGCATCAGCGCAGGCAATTGGAAACACAACGATTTGCCGCCACCCGTGGGCATGATGGCCAACACGTTTTCGCCGTTCGCCACGGCATGCACGATCTCTTCCTGCCCGGGACGGAAAGCGTCAAAGCCGAAAACTTCGGACAAAAGCGTGGCAGCGCCTGTCATATTGAAACCTTGATGTGAATTGTCTGCTCTTTTGATGCAGAGTCACACACTAAGATTCCGTGAACAAGGTCTGCTGCTTCTCTGGTTCAAAAAAATCCCGGGGGCGGCGCGCAGCGCCGGGGGCAGAGCCCCCGAACCCGCCTAATAGTAAAACGCACCGGCGTTGTTCATCAGCACGATCCGCAACACGGCGACACCAACCAGCAGCACCAGCGGCGCCAGATCCAGCCCCCCCATAGGCGGCAGGATTTGGCGGATGCGGCTATAGACCGGCTCCAGCAAACGGTTCAGCCCGTACCAGATTTGCGCCACGACCGGCTGGCGCAGGTTCAACACCTGGAAATTGATCAGCCAGCTCATCACCACATGGGCAATGATGAAGAACCACACGATATTCAGCAGCAGCATCAGGATTTGGAACAACGATTGCATCGGACTCACCTCTTTGGTTGCCCTTCAACTAGTCATGCGCCGGCAAAAGGGCAAGTCTGCCGCGAGGTGATGGTTGACAGCGTGGCCACGCTGCACTGAACAGGGCAAAAAGGAGCCACGCCCATGTTCCCCTTCGTCCGTCTGTTCAAAGATATCCTGATGGCCCGTCGGCTGCCGCCATTGGCCAACTTCAACGACGTTCATATCAGCCGGCATATCTGCTGGCCGTGGGACATCGACATGTTCGGCGAACTGAACAACGGGCGCACCCTGACGCTCTATGATCTGGGCCGGTTGGCGATGGCGCAGCGCGGCGGGTTGGTCGCGGTTCTGTTCAGGAACAAATGGGCGCTGACAATGGCCGGCGCTTCGGTGCGCTATCGCCGCCGCATCACCATGTTCGAACGGTTCACGATGAAATCACGGCTGGTGTGCTGGGATGACCGGTTCATGTATCTGGAGCAGTCGATGTGGAAGACCAACGGCGAATGCGCCAGCCATGTGCTGTACCGCTCTGCCTTGTTGGAGAATGGCCGCGCCATCAATCCCGCCCGCGCCGCCGAAGCGCTGGGGCACAGCCCCGTCAGCCCACCGGTTCCCGACTGGATCGCAGCGTGGATCGACGCCGAAGCAACACGTCCATGGCCCCCCATGCAGGACGAGATTGCGCACCCTGCGTAAACCTTTCCTTGCCTATGCCCTCCGGCCCTGTTTCTAATCGCGGCAACAACTGGGCTGGGGACGGAAATGGCTGACGTATCACTGAAAAAGCGGATCTGGGGCTGGTATTTCTTTGACTGGGCCAGCCAGCCGTACAACACGATGCTGCTGACGTTTATCTTTGGCCCCTACTTTGCCCAGACTGCTGCCGCGCAGTTGATGGCGGGTGGCATGGCCGAGACCGCAGCCAAGGCACAGGCGCAGGCGTTGTGGGGCTATGGGTTGACCGTGGCGGGCATATCCATTGCCGTTCTCGCGCCGATTCTGGGCAGCATTGCCGACAGTTCAGGCCGCCGGATGCCCTGGATATGGCTGTTTTCGGCAATGTATTTTGTTGGTGCCTACGCACTGTGGTGGACCGCACCACAGGACTTTTCCGTGCTCTGGGCGCTGTTCTTTTTTGGCTTGGGTCTGGTCGGGATGGAGTTCGCCACGATCTTTACCAACAGCCTAATGCCTTCGCTTGGCCCCAAGGAAGAATTGGGCGTTTACTCTGGGTCAGGTTTTGCTTTTGGCTATGTAGGCGGAATCTTATCACTGCTGCTAATGCTGCTGCTGTTCGTGAGCGGAGACTCCGGGCGCACGCTGATTGGTCTTGAGCCGCCATTCGGCCTGGACCCCGCGACCAAGGCGAACACGCGCGCTGTCGGCCCCTTCAGCGCCATCTGGTTTGCTGTATTCATGATCCCGTTCTTTTTGTGGGTCAAAGAAACACCCACAAATACACCGAGGCTGCGCTACAAATTCGGTAAGGGCATGAAAGATCTGAAGCAAACGCTGGTAACCCTGCCCCAAAACCCCAGCCTGCTGGCCTATCTTGGATCGTCGATGTTCTACCGTGATGCGTTGAACGGGATGTACACCTTTGGCGGCATCTATGCACTGGGCGTGCTGAACTGGAGCATCATGGAGGTGGGCATTTTCGGTATCGTGTCAGCCACAAGCGGCGCGCTGTTCTGTTGGTTGGGCGGCTATGCCGACCGTGCTTTTGGACCAAAGCCGCTGATTGTCCTGTGCTGCTTCATCCTGATGGGCACCGCTATTCTGATCGTGTCGCTGTCGCCCACATCGGCTTTTGGCATCCAGCTTGCCGAAGGGTCCAACCTGCCCAACATCCTGTTCTATGTGGCGGGGATGCTGATCGGGGCCGCGGGTGGAGTGTTGCAAAGCGCCAGCCGCAACATGCTGACCCGTCAGGGCAATTCCGAACGGATGACCGAAGCCTTTGGTCTTTATGCGCTGTCGGGCAAGGCCACGACGTTTCTGGCCCCTGCGCTGATCGCCGTTGCCTCGCAAGTCAGCGGAAGCCAGCGCTTTGGCGTCACGCCGCTGATCGGGCTCTTTGCAATCGGACTGATCATGCTAGTCTGGGTGAAACCGGATGGAGAGGTCGAGTAATGTTATTGCGTCGTTTGTGTTTTGCCGCCCTGATGGTCGTGACCGCTGCATGCAGTGGCCAATCAGACACCAACATCGACGGCACGCCGCTGCCTGACGTTGATCCTGCCGTTTTGCGCGGATCGGCCAAGGCAGCTTTTGGGGCCGAACGGGTCGGCTCGCAGCAACCGGCGGCTGCCTATGGCAGCTATGCCAAGGGCTGTGCCGCAGGATCGGTGCAACTGGCCGAAACCGGACCCACATGGCAGGCGATGCGCCTGTCGCGCAACCGCAACTGGGGCAACCCCGAACTGGTTGATTTCATCCAAAAGCTCAGCCGCAAGGCCGCACAGCAACCGGGGTGGAACGGCATTTACGTCGGCGACATGAGCCAGCCGCGTGGCGGGCCCATGTTGACAGGGCATCGCAGCCACCAGATCGGGCTGGACGCCGACATCTGGATGCTGCCCGCCGCCAACCTGAACCTTAGCGTGGCCGAGCGCGAGAACATCTCGTCGATCTCGACCCGCCGCGCCAGCGGCGCCTATACCAACGGATCATGGACCCGCGCCCACCACGAGATCATCAAGGCCGCCGCCCAAGACAGCCGCACCGCGCGGATCTTTGTCTTTCCGGGGGCCAAAGTGCAGATGTGCAAGGATGAGAAAGGCGACCGGTCGTGGCTGCGCAAGGTGCGCCCGTGGTATGGTCACCACTATCATTTCCATGTGCGGCTTGCCTGTCCCAAGGGGGCGCGCGGTTGTGTCGACCAAACGCCACCACCGGCCGGTGATGGGTGCGCCGATGCACAGGAATGGGTCAACAACATCCTGAATCCGCCGCCACCAAACCCCAATGCCCCCAAACCGAAACCGCGCCGCGAACTGACTGTCGCCGATCTGCCCCAGCAATGCTCTGGCGTTCTGCGCTCGCGCTGATATGCGCGGCGGCCTGCGTTCAAGCTGAACCGACACTGACATTGGATGGCGTGATTGCGCTGCCGCGTCTGTCGGAAGGCTTTGGCGGGCTGTCCGCCATCGAAGTGTTCGACGGCGGTGCCACAGCACTGGTGCTGTCGGATCGTGGCAACCTTTTCCGTGTGGCCTTTGACCGCTCTGGCGAACCGGCCAAAGTGTCCAGCGCAATCGATGACGGGCGCACAGATGATCTGGGCGACACCGAAGGGCTGGCTGTTGACGCGGCGGGCCGGCTTTATGTGTCGATGGAAGGCCCCGCAGGAATTGCCGTCGAGCGCGCCGCCGGCGGGTTCGATCGCCCGCGCGGGCATCCCGACTTCAACACCATGGACAAAAATCGTGCGCTTGAAGCGCTGGCCGTGGCGCCGGATGGCACCGTTGTAACGGTCCCCGAACACTCTGCCAACGACAGCACGCCCTTTCCCGTTTACCAGTTCGATGGCCACAGCTGGACCAAAGGCCCCTTTCTGCCACGCGACGGTGATTTCCTGCCCACGGGCGCGGATTTCGGGCCTGACGGGCTGTTCTATCTTCTGGAACGCCGCCTGTCCTTTCGCGGGTTTGCCAGCCGTATCCGGCGGTTCGACCTGTCGGCTCCCGATCTGGCCGAAACCACGTTGCTGACCACCGAACCCGGCACCTACGGCAACCTCGAAGGTATCAGCCTTTGGCAGGATACGCAGGGCGTCACCCACCTGACTTTGGTGGCCGATGACAACTTTTACACGTTTTTCAGCAACCAAATGGTCGAATTCACGCTGACAGAATAACTTGCACGATTGTGCGCTTGGGCCTATGGAACGCCCCTCTGCTATCGTGGCGGGCCAAGTCACCGCACCCTCGTAAGAACGGAACACAGCATGAATCGCGCCTATATACCCGGCATCATTGCCATGGCCGCCATTGTCGTGGCCTCGAACATTCTGGTCCAGTTCCTGTTCGGCCAATGGCTGACATGGGGCGCATTCACCTATCCGCTGGCCTTTCTGGTCACCGATATCATGAACCGCATCTACGGCGCCCCCGCCGCCCGCAAGGTTGTGCTGGCCGGATTTGTCGCTGGGGTCATTTGCAGCCTGATCGGCACACAGATCATGGGCGAATTTGGTCCGCTGGTGACGTTTCGCATCGCCGTGGCCTCGGGCGTTGCCTTCCTGACCGCGCAGTTGCTGGACGTCGCTATTTTTTCGGCGCTGCGCAATGGAGCGTGGTGGCGCGCGCCGCTGGCATCGACGCTGGTCAGCAGCAGTGTTGACACGATTTTGTTCTTCTCGATCGCCTTTTCAGGCGCGCTGTCATTCATCCATCCTGCAACCGATGTTTCCTGGGCATCAGAAGCCCTGCCTTTGTTGGGTTTTGGCCCCGTGGTGCCGCTGTGGATCTCGCTGGCAGTTGCAGATTGGTCGGTAAAATTATTGCTTGCTTTGACAGCACTTATCCCTTTTCGGGCGATTACCCGTCACTTTATTTGAAAAAAGTGTTTTGACAATTCGCGCTGACGTGCCAACCTGCAAGTGTCTGAAACAATTGAAAGGAGGTGCTCTAGTGTCCAGAAAGGTATTGGAGAGAGGTGTCGGAACAGCTTGGAGGAATGCCTGCTAGGGCAGCCCTTGGCGATGTGATCCACCAAGTGGACCATTTGGTCTAACCGACCCCGCCTCCTGAAACTTTCGAGAGGGCCGCTGGCAAACGTCAGGCGGCCCTTTTTCGTACCGGTTCAGGCCGCAACCGCTTTGGCGTTCAGATAGCGCCATGCGCTGATTTCCGCATCAAAGGGTTCGGCATCAACGGGTAGGATGCTGTGCATTGCCTCGACCAGTTCAGACGTGTGTTCCGGCGTGCCCACGACAACATATTTATTTATGTTCGACACAGCCCGCAGGCGGGATTTCAGTGTCTCCCAACCCAGCGCACCCGTGGCTACGGTGCCATCGTAGCGGTCAAAGATCAGCATCAAATCCACCTTGCCGGGCTGATCGAAAACATCGTTCAGATAAGCAGCAAGCGCCGTCATATCCCCGGCGCTGACTTCGCCGGTGATACGGAAGACATACAGATCGGCGCGGTTGGTGGCGATCTGGATCAGGGATGGCAGTTTCAGCATGGTGGTCTCCTGTGCGGGATTCACGAACAAACGCCCCTTCCCGCCGGATCGTTCCGATGCGATAACGGGTGCATGCTGCGTATCAATGACACCATTGCCATCGAAGACTGGGAACTGAGCGAGACTTTCGTGCGCTCTTCGGGCCCCGGCGGGCAAAATGTGAACAAGGTGTCTTCGGCGGTCGAGTTGCGGTTCGAAGCCGCGCGCAGCCCGAATTTGCCCGATCCGGTCAAGACCCGGCTGAAACGGCTGGCCGGACGGCGCTGGACCAACGAGGGCGCGCTGGTCATCCAGTGCGAAGAGACCCGCAGCCAGGCCCGTAACCGTGACATTGCCCGCGACCGGCTGGTTGATCTGATCAAGGCCGCGCTGGTCAAACCCAAACGCCGCATCGCCACGCGCCCGACACTGGGATCGAAAAAGCGGCGGCTGAAGGAAAAAAAGGTGCGCGGCGAGGTCAAGTCGTTGCGCGGGCGGGTCGATCCGGACTGACCCGTGCTGGTCATTGGTGGAATTCTGGGCTTAGGTATCCGCGCCCCTGACAGGAGTCAGCCCCGTTGATACGCGCCACCGACAAAACCGGCCTTGCCATTGTGCTCAGCCTTGTTGCGCTTGCGCTGTTCGACGGCATGGGGCTGATTATCAAGCTGCTCTCTGCCGACTATTCCGCCGCCGAGTTGAGCGCATGGCGCAATATTTTTGGCCTGATCCCCGCAGTGATCGCCTTGGCCACTTCGCGGAAGTGGCGTGAAACCGGACGCAGTTTCAAGCTACGGCAGTGGAAGCTGGCCCTGTCGCGCGGGGCGATTGTGACCGTTGCCCAGCTGTTTTTCTACCTGTCGCTGGGACGGATGGAATTCGCCACAGCATCCACCATCACCTATGCCAACGCGCTGTTCATGACCGCGCTGGCGGTGCCGTTGCTGGGCGAAGTTGTCGGCTGGGTGCGATGGAGTGCGGTGATGATCGGCTTTGCCGGTGTGGTGCTGGTGATGCAGCCGGGCAGTGATACATTTTCAACCGATGCGCTATATCCGCTTGGGGCTGCGTTCATGTATGCGCTGGTCGCCGTGACCGCGCGGATGTTCGACGAGGATGTGCCCAGCCCCTTGGTCAGTTTCTATTCCAATTCGGCGGCGATGGTGGGGGCGACGCTGTTGGCGCTGGCCTTGGGCGGGTTCAGCCCTGTGGCGCTGCCGGATATCCCCTGGCTGATGGCGATGGGGGCATTCGGCGGCACGGCAGTGCTGATTATCGTGGTCAGCCAGCGCATGACGGAACAGGCGAACCTTGCCCCGTTTTCCTACTTTGGCATCCCGTTTGCGTTCCTGCTGGGCTGGCTGTTCTTTGGCGAGACCCCGTGGGACGCCCTGTTCCCCGGCGCGATCCTGATCGCGGCGGGCGGGTTGTTGATTGTGTGGCGGGAGCGAGGGAAGAAGGCGGCTTAAACCACCACTTCGATCTTATCCTGATCCCCGACA from Pseudosulfitobacter sp. DSM 107133 encodes the following:
- a CDS encoding response regulator, which gives rise to MSLANKLAEERRGRLAAERLLELKQSELAAARRKLDRHAQELSAEIDETRAEVATVRDENIRVKSDLSVAHHKVEVAERRLWHSIETVTDGFAFFDDTNQMLAANRAYLTIFDGMELIRPGVNYITILQVLTDEGIVNTGDMAPDDWRAMMTQRWMAPYPEPTTIRLWNDQYVKLIDRRGPGGDIVSLGLNITATVVYEARLKEAREVAESANRAKSAFLANMSHEIRTPMNGVVGMADLLTDTGLNEEQRLYVDTIRNSGEALLTIINDVLDYSKIEAEKLTLHPEPFDLERCIHEVIMLLQPAAREKDLKLLLDYDLFLPTRFVGDPGRIRQVLTNLIGNAVKFTSAGHVLVRVTGVPADQGGMGQVNIAIEDTGIGIPADKIDHIFGEFNQVENERNRQFDGTGLGLAISQRLVKLMEGKVWVTSEEGQGSCFGFSLNLETAEQEVPRHPAIPKGVHRVMVVDDIAADRLILERQMQMLGLNVVSCKDGAGALQMLNDSIDLVLTDHNMPDMDGLELAQAIHNAGHQMPVILLSTNPGYADRDPARKYLHALMQKPVPRRELFTMLETLGPIAPPKAEMPEPKATSLRKMRVMAAEDNKTNQLVLRKMLAHLNIDLQFANNGEEAVALFQSFAPDLVFMDISMPKMDGKDATRAIRALEAESGTAVPVVALTAHAMDEEEATIMAAGLNHYLTKPLRKNALENQVLAACPEGVQPPLSQQAQAS
- the yaaA gene encoding peroxide stress protein YaaA, which encodes MLVVISPAKRLDWTESDMDMTAPAMQEDAVRLARTARNLTLGDLKALMHLSDDLARLNRDRFQAFAADPEAEALRPAALAFAGDTYQGLDAASLDADEMDWAQEHLRILSGLYGVLRPRDAIQPYRLEMGSRLKTRRGKNLYDYWRDDLSKALNAQAEAVNSDVLVNCASQEYFGAVALKSLKLRVITPQFMEDKGQGPKIVSFFAKKARGAMARFVVQNRLTDPATLTGFDSGGYAYQPDLSKPDAPVFVRPYPET
- a CDS encoding glutathione S-transferase family protein, with translation MLTLYHGPNTRSSSIIQLLIEMDVLDQVDIRVVGLVRQGQFGTPDPANPHPEGKVPFLDHDGTLIRERNAIILYLTDLFANPMGVQIGDARRGSYLSWLAYYGNVFEPVMVAHIAQIEHPAFHSTFRGPQELYASLARTLAHQPYLLGDTYSAADLLMVSPFLFMPEFAPDNAQVTAWIERCGARPSIKMMKEYDADLLETAA
- the recQ gene encoding DNA helicase RecQ, with translation MTGAATLLSEVFGFDAFRPGQEEIVHAVANGENVLAIMPTGGGKSLCFQLPALMREGVTVVISPLIALMRDQVRALQEAGVSAGALTSGNTPEETDAVWEALERGELKLLYMAPERLAAGSAMGMLRRIGVSMIAVDEAHCVSQWGHDFRPDYLRIGELRRTLNVPLAAFTATADIETQAEIVQKLFDGEPPRAFLRGFDRPNIHLAFSAKDGPRAQILNFAAARKGQSGIVYCGTRAKTETLAQALRDAGHGAIHYHGGMDAEDRRIAERRFQQEDGLIVVATVAFGMGIDKPDIRWVAHADLPKSIEAYYQEIGRAGRDGAPAETLTLFGPDDIKLRRSQIDEGLAPPERRAADHGRLNALLGLAEALECRRKTLLGYFGETDVTCGSCDLCDKPAEVFDGTTAVRKALSAMLRTDEWFGAGHLIDILLGNRTDKIAQRGHDSLPTYGVGKEYDKRQWQAVFRQMMGHDLIRPDPTRHGALRMTDAALPILRDETTINLRRDSIRSAGTNRRPAVKEMVSEEDAPLLSALKAQRRALAEAARVPAYVIFTDRTLIEMAETRPATLDAMAGISGVGAKKLERYGDTFLQVINGAAEDVHPTRRKLAGRPAGTVYDQLMDAQAQLARGSAGTDKPLSCSAAQLAKVAQMRSADPQALERLLGERRAERFGAAFLAVLSEG
- a CDS encoding YggT family protein, which codes for MQSLFQILMLLLNIVWFFIIAHVVMSWLINFQVLNLRQPVVAQIWYGLNRLLEPVYSRIRQILPPMGGLDLAPLVLLVGVAVLRIVLMNNAGAFYY
- a CDS encoding acyl-CoA thioesterase, encoding MFPFVRLFKDILMARRLPPLANFNDVHISRHICWPWDIDMFGELNNGRTLTLYDLGRLAMAQRGGLVAVLFRNKWALTMAGASVRYRRRITMFERFTMKSRLVCWDDRFMYLEQSMWKTNGECASHVLYRSALLENGRAINPARAAEALGHSPVSPPVPDWIAAWIDAEATRPWPPMQDEIAHPA
- a CDS encoding MFS transporter, producing the protein MADVSLKKRIWGWYFFDWASQPYNTMLLTFIFGPYFAQTAAAQLMAGGMAETAAKAQAQALWGYGLTVAGISIAVLAPILGSIADSSGRRMPWIWLFSAMYFVGAYALWWTAPQDFSVLWALFFFGLGLVGMEFATIFTNSLMPSLGPKEELGVYSGSGFAFGYVGGILSLLLMLLLFVSGDSGRTLIGLEPPFGLDPATKANTRAVGPFSAIWFAVFMIPFFLWVKETPTNTPRLRYKFGKGMKDLKQTLVTLPQNPSLLAYLGSSMFYRDALNGMYTFGGIYALGVLNWSIMEVGIFGIVSATSGALFCWLGGYADRAFGPKPLIVLCCFILMGTAILIVSLSPTSAFGIQLAEGSNLPNILFYVAGMLIGAAGGVLQSASRNMLTRQGNSERMTEAFGLYALSGKATTFLAPALIAVASQVSGSQRFGVTPLIGLFAIGLIMLVWVKPDGEVE
- the mepA gene encoding penicillin-insensitive murein endopeptidase is translated as MLLRRLCFAALMVVTAACSGQSDTNIDGTPLPDVDPAVLRGSAKAAFGAERVGSQQPAAAYGSYAKGCAAGSVQLAETGPTWQAMRLSRNRNWGNPELVDFIQKLSRKAAQQPGWNGIYVGDMSQPRGGPMLTGHRSHQIGLDADIWMLPAANLNLSVAERENISSISTRRASGAYTNGSWTRAHHEIIKAAAQDSRTARIFVFPGAKVQMCKDEKGDRSWLRKVRPWYGHHYHFHVRLACPKGARGCVDQTPPPAGDGCADAQEWVNNILNPPPPNPNAPKPKPRRELTVADLPQQCSGVLRSR
- a CDS encoding esterase-like activity of phytase family protein; the protein is MLWRSALALICAAACVQAEPTLTLDGVIALPRLSEGFGGLSAIEVFDGGATALVLSDRGNLFRVAFDRSGEPAKVSSAIDDGRTDDLGDTEGLAVDAAGRLYVSMEGPAGIAVERAAGGFDRPRGHPDFNTMDKNRALEALAVAPDGTVVTVPEHSANDSTPFPVYQFDGHSWTKGPFLPRDGDFLPTGADFGPDGLFYLLERRLSFRGFASRIRRFDLSAPDLAETTLLTTEPGTYGNLEGISLWQDTQGVTHLTLVADDNFYTFFSNQMVEFTLTE
- a CDS encoding queuosine precursor transporter, whose amino-acid sequence is MNRAYIPGIIAMAAIVVASNILVQFLFGQWLTWGAFTYPLAFLVTDIMNRIYGAPAARKVVLAGFVAGVICSLIGTQIMGEFGPLVTFRIAVASGVAFLTAQLLDVAIFSALRNGAWWRAPLASTLVSSSVDTILFFSIAFSGALSFIHPATDVSWASEALPLLGFGPVVPLWISLAVADWSVKLLLALTALIPFRAITRHFI